Proteins from a single region of Callithrix jacchus isolate 240 chromosome 12, calJac240_pri, whole genome shotgun sequence:
- the LOC128928148 gene encoding LOW QUALITY PROTEIN: serine-rich coiled-coil domain-containing protein 2 (The sequence of the model RefSeq protein was modified relative to this genomic sequence to represent the inferred CDS: inserted 4 bases in 3 codons; deleted 2 bases in 1 codon; substituted 1 base at 1 genomic stop codon) translates to MEEKTQIKTFLGSKLPKYGTNSIGNTLQPMPNGTLVNLLGTSKNNNIKSYIKNNGSDFSSSHSFSWRKANKYQLCAQGAKEPNNTQNSHDKIIDPEKHVTTQRMFDTNGIKGGLKSALLFTSKLAKPSTMLVSSTEELNQNSFSGPSNLGKFTKGTLLGRTSYSSVNTPKSQLNGFYGNRSASSMQRPRANSCATRSSSGESLAQSPDSSKSINCEKMVRSQSFSHXIQNSFLPPSSITRSHFFNRAVDLTKPYQNQQLSIRVPLRSSMLTRNSRQSEVLNGSEHLGYGFNRPYAAGGKKLALPNGPGVTSTLGYRMVHLSLLKSSXSPFSGTITVDGNQNSPADTYVEEDATVSAEDRATNKDQELTENESYRMKNNQSMKHDVKMRYLSDDVDDIPLSSLSSSDKNDLSEDFSDYFIDKEDXNRTRITLDEMSLKEEKCENVPPQDIFDSSKENEKALSKTDEWIDISVSDRSECTKYTSGNNLVSLDTDYRACSSFELCLLTDGTYMWXEEGLESIGNVHLVGSYESSEMNSIIGHWSPNLPIIQKQRNLKQLIELWSPTLLMIQKERNLQQMIELWSLTLLMIQKERNLQQMIELWSLTLLMIQKERNIQQMIELWSLTLLMIQKERNLQQMIELWSPTLLMIQKERNLQQMIELLSLTLLMIQKERNLQQMIGLWSLKQGNPKQHKK, encoded by the exons atggaagaaaaaacacaaatcaagACATTTTTGGGTTCCAAGTTGCCAAAGTATGGAACAAACTCTATAGGAAATACATTGCAGCCAATGCCAAATGGGACACTTGTTAATTTATTAGGAACTTCCAAGAATAATAACATCAAAAGTTACATCAAAAATAATGGCTCTGATTTTTCATCATCTCATTCATTTAGttggagaaaagcaaataaataccaACTTTGTGCACAAGGTGCCAAAGAGCCTAACAATACTCAAAATTCACATGATAAAATAATTGATCCTGAAAAACATGTTACTACTCAAAGAATGTTTGATACAAATGGAATAAAGGGAGGTTTGAAAAGTGCTTTGTTGTTCACATCAAAGTTAGCAAAGCCATCCACTATGTTAGTGTCATCTACGGAGGAGTTAAACCAAAATTCTTTTTCTGGACCATCTAATTTGGGTAAATTTACCAAAGGCACATTATTAGGAAGGACTTCATATTCTTCGGTCAATACTCCAAAATCACAGTTGAATGGATTTTATGGAAACCGGTCAGCTAGTAGCATGCAAAGGCCTAGAGCAAACTCCTGTGCCACCAGAAGCAGTTCTGGTGAAAGCTTAGCTCAATCCCCAGACAGTAGTAAATCTATTAATTGTGAGAAAATGGTAAGGTCACAAAGTTTTTCAC TGATTCAGAATTCATTCCTTCCACCTTCATCTATAACCAGATCACATTTCTTTAATAGAGCTGTGGATCTTACAAAGCCTTATCAAAACCAACAGCTATCCATTAGAGTGCCTCTACGGTCAAGTATGCTAACAAGAAATTCCCGGCAGTCAGAAGTACTCAATGGGAGTGAACATTTGGGGTATGGGTTTAATAGGCCTTATGCTGCTGGTGGAAAGAAGTTGGCTTTACCAAATGGTCCAGGTGTAACTTCTACTTTAGGCTATAGAATGGTTCAT CTCTCTCTACTGAAATCTAGCTGATCTCCATTCTCTGGGACGATCACAGTTGATGGAAATCAAAATTCACCTGCTGACACATACGTAGAGGAAGATGCTACAGTTTCAGCTGAAGACAGAGCTACTAATAAGGACCAAGAACTGACTGAAAATGAAAGTTACAGAATGAAAAACAACCAGAGCATGAAACATGATGTTAAAATGAGATACCTGAGTGATGATGTGGATGACATTCCCTTGTCTTCCTTGTCATCTTCTGACAAGAATGATTTAAGTGAAGACTTTAGtgattattttatagataaagaaga TAACAGAACTAGAATAACTTTAGATGAAATGTCTCTCAAAGAagagaaatgtgaaaatgtgCCACCACAGGATATATTTGATTCttccaaggaaaatgaaaaagcccTCAGtaaaactgatgaatggatagacaTAAGTGTCTCTG acaggagTGAATGTACAAAATATACTTCTGGGAATAATTTGGTTTCACTGGATACAGACTACAGAGCTTGTTCTTCATTTGAACTGTGTCTGCTAACTGATGGAACATACATGT AGGAAGAAGGCTTGGAATCCATTGGAAATGTCCATTTGGTTGGGAGCTATGAGTCCTCTGAAATGAACAGCATA ATAGGGCATTGGAGTCCGAACCTTCCGATCATCCAGAAACAAAGAAATCTGAAGCAGTTG ATAGAGCTTTGGAGTCCGACCCTTCTGATgatccagaaggaaagaaatctccagcagatg ATAGAGCTTTGGAGTCTGACCCTTCTGATgatccagaaggaaagaaatctccagcagatg ATAGAGCTTTGGAGTTTGACCCTTCTGATgatccagaaggaaagaaatatccagcagatg ATAGAGCTTTGGAGTCTGACCCTTCTGATgatccagaaggaaagaaatctccagcagatg ATAGAGCTTTGGAGTCCGACCCTTCTGATgatccagaaggaaagaaatctccagcagatg ATAGAGCTTTTGAGTTTGACCCTTCTGATgatccagaaggaaagaaatctccagcagatg atagGGCTTTGGAGTCTGAAACAAGGAAATCCCAAACAG cacaagaaatag